Proteins found in one Hirundo rustica isolate bHirRus1 chromosome 9, bHirRus1.pri.v3, whole genome shotgun sequence genomic segment:
- the RGS4 gene encoding regulator of G-protein signaling 4 isoform X3: protein MCKGLAALPATCLKSAKDMKHRLGFLLQKSDSCDYSSSQGKKEKISSSQRLSQEEVRKWADSLENLIHHDSEPGFMHTGEDEPQYAGAHTVLL from the exons ATGTGCAAGGGACTCGCTGCGCTGCCAGCCACTTGCTTAAAAAG tgccaAAGACATGAAGCACCGTCTGGGCTTCTTGCTGCAGAAGTCAGATTCCTGTGACTACAGCTCTTCCCAGGGCAAGAAGGAGAAGATATCTTCAAGCCAGAG ACTGAGCCAAGAGGAAGTCAGAAAATGGGCAGACTCTTTGGAAAATTTGATCCATCATGACA GTGAACCTGGATTCATGCACACGGGAGAAGACGAGCCACAATATGCTGGAGCCCACACTGTCCTGCTTTGA
- the RGS18 gene encoding regulator of G-protein signaling 18: MENPLLLFPQLSISASKDKPYCKVMKSAIKDEPHKASKPGAKQKRNRLSLLLQKPEFHEGDHLGKPGNLTKGASVSPEEAVEWGESFNKLLSEKAGLDTFTKFLKTEFSEENIEFWIACEDYKKSKSAHELLPKAKTIFETFIQKDAPKEVNLDFHIKELTRQGMGQPLRGTFDAAQSRVYRLMEQDSYPRFLSSALYRGLLRGRAPGRAPPRRRSRSFTLSDFPGQRPRPAAPSALP; encoded by the exons ATGGAGAACCCGCTCCTTTTATTCCCTCAACTCAGCATTTCTGCTTCGAAGGATAAACCCTACTGCAAAGTCATGAAATCAGCAATTAAGGACGAGCCACACAAGGCAAGCAAGCCTGG AGCTAAGCAGAAGAGAAATAGGCTGagcctgctcctgcagaaacCTGAATTCCATGAAGGTGATCACCTTGGCAAACCTGGGAACCTGACAAAAGGAGCAAG TGTGTCTCCTGAAGAAGCAGTGGAATGGGGAGAGTCTTTTAACAAACTGCTTTCTGAGAAAG CTGGGCTGGATACCTTCACAAAGTTTCTGAAAACCGAGTTCAGTGAGGAGAACATTGAGTTCTGGATAGCCTGCGAGGAttacaagaaaagcaaaagcgCACATGAACTTCTGCCAAAAGCCAAGACCATTTTTGAAACATTCATACAGAAAGATGCTCCAAAAGAG gtgAACCTGGACTTCCACATCAAGGAACTGACGAGGCAGGGCATGGGGCAGCCCCTGCGCGGCACCTTCGACGCTGCGCAGAGCAGGGTGTACCGGCTGATGGAGCAGGACAGCTACCCCCGCTTCCTGAGCTCGGCCCTGTACCGCGGCCTGCTGCGGGGCCGCGCTcccggccgcgccccgccgcgccgccgctcccgctcctTCACCCTCAGCGACTTCCCGGGGCAgcggccgcgccccgccgcgcccTCAGCGCTCCCCTGA
- the RGS4 gene encoding regulator of G-protein signaling 4 isoform X2 → MKHRLGFLLQKSDSCDYSSSQGKKEKISSSQRLSQEEVRKWADSLENLIHHDRGLAAFRAFLKSEYSEENIEFWVSCEEYKKTKSPAKLSPKARKIYDEFISVQATKEVNLDSCTREKTSHNMLEPTLSCFDEAQRKIFTLMEKDSYRRFLKSPYYLDLVSPPGAGCGPENCKRNHAHSLDCNSNIISQCA, encoded by the exons ATGAAGCACCGTCTGGGCTTCTTGCTGCAGAAGTCAGATTCCTGTGACTACAGCTCTTCCCAGGGCAAGAAGGAGAAGATATCTTCAAGCCAGAG ACTGAGCCAAGAGGAAGTCAGAAAATGGGCAGACTCTTTGGAAAATTTGATCCATCATGACA GAGGACTGGCTGCTTTCCGTGCTTTTCTCAAATCTGAGTACAGCGAGGAGAACATTGAGTTCTGGGTCAGTTGTGAGGAGTACAAGAAAACCAAGTCACCAGCCAAGCTCAGCCCCAAGGCCAGGAAGATCTATGATGAGTTCATCTCAGTGCAGGCCACAAAAGAG GTGAACCTGGATTCATGCACACGGGAGAAGACGAGCCACAATATGCTGGAGCCCACACTGTCCTGCTTTGATGAGgctcagagaaaaatattcacCCTTATGGAAAAGGATTCTTACCGCCGCTTCCTCAAGTCCCCGTACTACCTGGACTTGGTCAGCCCAcctggtgctggctgtgggcCCGAAAACTGCAAAAGAAACCACGCTCACAGCTTAGACTGCAACTCCAACATCATCTCTCAGTGCGCCTGA
- the RGS4 gene encoding regulator of G-protein signaling 4 isoform X1, protein MCKGLAALPATCLKSAKDMKHRLGFLLQKSDSCDYSSSQGKKEKISSSQRLSQEEVRKWADSLENLIHHDRGLAAFRAFLKSEYSEENIEFWVSCEEYKKTKSPAKLSPKARKIYDEFISVQATKEVNLDSCTREKTSHNMLEPTLSCFDEAQRKIFTLMEKDSYRRFLKSPYYLDLVSPPGAGCGPENCKRNHAHSLDCNSNIISQCA, encoded by the exons ATGTGCAAGGGACTCGCTGCGCTGCCAGCCACTTGCTTAAAAAG tgccaAAGACATGAAGCACCGTCTGGGCTTCTTGCTGCAGAAGTCAGATTCCTGTGACTACAGCTCTTCCCAGGGCAAGAAGGAGAAGATATCTTCAAGCCAGAG ACTGAGCCAAGAGGAAGTCAGAAAATGGGCAGACTCTTTGGAAAATTTGATCCATCATGACA GAGGACTGGCTGCTTTCCGTGCTTTTCTCAAATCTGAGTACAGCGAGGAGAACATTGAGTTCTGGGTCAGTTGTGAGGAGTACAAGAAAACCAAGTCACCAGCCAAGCTCAGCCCCAAGGCCAGGAAGATCTATGATGAGTTCATCTCAGTGCAGGCCACAAAAGAG GTGAACCTGGATTCATGCACACGGGAGAAGACGAGCCACAATATGCTGGAGCCCACACTGTCCTGCTTTGATGAGgctcagagaaaaatattcacCCTTATGGAAAAGGATTCTTACCGCCGCTTCCTCAAGTCCCCGTACTACCTGGACTTGGTCAGCCCAcctggtgctggctgtgggcCCGAAAACTGCAAAAGAAACCACGCTCACAGCTTAGACTGCAACTCCAACATCATCTCTCAGTGCGCCTGA